In Pelosinus sp. UFO1, one genomic interval encodes:
- a CDS encoding amidohydrolase family protein → MIIDCNMHYLPEDLFTNEKILNGFLDCVPRTFGENAYLGVVPGTSIRQIILEKPKGYENLNYAEGQYTLEAKLQDMADGGVDKALLRIPVWQEWLPIEMCRIINDGLADMVKRSNGKFLANAVLPPWANKECIYELERCVKELGMVGVQLACHYGKLYLDDEIFKPYFKILNELKLPVVVHHTPLPVEYESITSYTNLRRFYGRCIDQGTAVGRELFSGMFDEFPDLKLIHTMLGGAFYSFVNILLPNVSKTGEVMERFKTDSDKLIGHLKNNLYFDMSHAAPWGKEQLECAIRVFGADHVLFGSSYPVRREWLIKGVEVIKSLDIGEKEKALVLGENAQRLFNIK, encoded by the coding sequence GTGATTATTGATTGTAATATGCATTATCTCCCTGAGGATCTTTTTACAAATGAAAAAATACTAAATGGATTTCTTGATTGTGTTCCGAGGACTTTCGGTGAAAATGCCTATCTGGGAGTTGTCCCAGGCACAAGTATTCGCCAAATTATTCTCGAAAAGCCCAAGGGCTACGAAAACTTGAATTACGCTGAAGGCCAATATACTTTGGAAGCCAAATTGCAGGATATGGCTGATGGTGGGGTAGATAAGGCCCTTCTTAGAATACCGGTTTGGCAGGAATGGCTTCCTATCGAAATGTGTAGAATCATTAATGACGGACTAGCGGACATGGTTAAACGTAGCAATGGCAAATTTTTAGCCAATGCTGTCCTTCCGCCGTGGGCAAACAAGGAATGTATCTACGAATTGGAAAGATGTGTAAAAGAACTTGGCATGGTTGGTGTGCAACTTGCCTGCCATTATGGAAAACTATATCTAGATGATGAAATTTTTAAGCCATACTTTAAAATATTAAATGAACTTAAGTTGCCGGTTGTTGTACATCACACTCCGTTACCAGTGGAATATGAATCAATTACCAGCTATACCAACCTACGGCGGTTCTATGGAAGGTGTATCGACCAAGGGACAGCTGTAGGAAGAGAGCTGTTTAGCGGAATGTTCGATGAATTTCCTGATCTTAAATTAATTCACACTATGCTAGGCGGAGCATTCTATTCTTTTGTTAACATCCTCCTGCCAAACGTCTCCAAAACCGGTGAAGTGATGGAACGCTTTAAAACAGATTCGGATAAGCTTATAGGGCATCTGAAAAACAATCTGTATTTTGACATGTCGCATGCTGCACCGTGGGGTAAAGAACAATTAGAATGTGCAATAAGGGTATTTGGTGCTGACCATGTACTTTTCGGTTCTTCCTATCCGGTCAGAAGAGAGTGGCTGATCAAGGGGGTGGAGGTTATTAAATCTTTAGACATTGGTGAAAAAGAAAAAGCTTTGGTTCTTGGTGAAAATGCCCAAAGATTGTTTAATATTAAATAG
- a CDS encoding DUF4405 domain-containing protein: protein MRKITSIILTIAFIIVSVSGVQMAVVPKPKNVQQQMIGNRDGDKSMAMCGMAFYPKKAHEWAGYLFIGAGLVHIGLNRRPMLSYLRFRKSSN, encoded by the coding sequence ATGAGAAAAATTACATCCATTATATTGACGATTGCATTCATTATTGTATCTGTATCAGGGGTACAGATGGCTGTTGTACCCAAACCCAAAAATGTTCAGCAGCAAATGATAGGTAACCGTGATGGAGATAAATCAATGGCTATGTGCGGAATGGCCTTTTATCCTAAAAAAGCTCATGAATGGGCTGGATATCTCTTTATTGGAGCGGGATTGGTGCATATCGGCCTCAATAGAAGACCAATGTTATCCTATCTCAGGTTTAGAAAAAGTAGCAATTAA
- a CDS encoding MFS transporter, whose translation MENIMEVEKLWTREFIFSCLSNLFVFMSMYFLLPILPLFITEVFAGDKGQVGYVFGIFAFAGVIIRPVAGYLLDVMGRKPIAWISISCLFLAMLSYNWMTSLLLLLILRGIHGVCWGVSTTSLATLVTDSIPLKQRGEGIGYYGLSISVAMFIGPILGLDILRYFGYSISFYLGTGLVAIALFCLFALKRQEVYPVSNEKHKGMLEKKVLSYALLVFFLSLLYSGILSFIVLFAKEISIENSEVYFLANALTLVVSRPYAGRVLDKKGPIKIMCIGFLTLFATFICLFFAESYFLFIMSALLLGIGFGIVHSTAITLAINKVDASRRGVVNGTILTAFDLGVGIGSMLLGVLSNYAGLKIMYLVSGFMVLIPFSIFYVTHMIKNKETVVDGKIKVSGKVPSKEEIKTMLKQE comes from the coding sequence GTGGAGAACATTATGGAAGTAGAGAAACTTTGGACGAGGGAGTTTATATTCAGTTGCTTGTCAAATCTATTCGTTTTTATGAGTATGTACTTTCTTTTACCAATATTGCCACTGTTTATAACCGAGGTTTTTGCAGGGGATAAGGGACAGGTGGGATACGTGTTTGGTATTTTTGCATTTGCAGGGGTTATTATAAGACCCGTGGCGGGATATTTATTGGATGTGATGGGAAGAAAACCCATAGCTTGGATTTCAATAAGTTGTCTATTTTTAGCCATGTTGTCCTATAATTGGATGACAAGTTTATTGTTACTCCTTATTTTAAGAGGCATTCATGGAGTATGTTGGGGAGTCTCGACTACATCTCTTGCAACTTTGGTAACAGATTCTATTCCCTTAAAACAACGTGGAGAAGGGATTGGGTATTATGGTTTATCCATTTCCGTTGCCATGTTTATTGGTCCTATACTTGGATTAGATATATTGCGGTATTTTGGTTATTCTATCTCGTTTTATCTAGGTACTGGTTTGGTAGCGATTGCCCTATTCTGTTTATTTGCGCTTAAAAGGCAGGAAGTTTATCCAGTGTCAAACGAGAAACATAAGGGAATGTTAGAAAAAAAGGTACTTTCCTATGCATTACTCGTGTTTTTTTTATCTTTGCTATATAGCGGCATTCTCTCTTTCATAGTATTATTTGCTAAGGAAATCAGCATAGAAAACTCAGAGGTGTATTTCCTTGCCAACGCTTTAACCTTGGTTGTCAGTAGACCATATGCGGGAAGAGTTTTAGACAAAAAAGGGCCAATAAAGATTATGTGTATCGGATTTCTAACATTATTTGCTACCTTTATATGCTTGTTTTTTGCTGAAAGCTACTTTCTGTTCATAATGTCCGCTTTGTTATTAGGAATTGGTTTTGGTATTGTCCATTCAACAGCAATTACTTTGGCAATTAACAAAGTCGATGCATCTAGGCGCGGAGTAGTCAACGGAACAATATTAACAGCTTTTGATTTAGGGGTTGGGATTGGTTCTATGTTGCTAGGAGTTTTGTCAAATTATGCGGGGCTGAAAATTATGTATTTGGTAAGTGGGTTTATGGTTCTTATACCGTTTAGTATTTTTTACGTAACACATATGATAAAAAACAAGGAAACAGTGGTAGATGGCAAAATCAAAGTATCTGGTAAGGTGCCTAGCAAAGAAGAAATTAAAACAATGTTGAAGCAGGAATAA
- the ulaG gene encoding L-ascorbate 6-phosphate lactonase, with amino-acid sequence MSKIDQITRDSWVLSTFPEWGTWLNEEIESEIVAPGTFAMWWLGCTGIWIKSEGSANICIDFWCGSGKRTKSKPLMDSHHQMARMTGGKKLQPNLRVAPFVLDPFAINKIDAVVSTHDHNDHIDVNVAAAVMKNCDSSVPFIGPKTCVDLWIGWGVPAERCIVVKPGDVVKIKDTELVVLESFDRTALITVPKGETLTGKMPGNMDERAVNYLVKTTGGSLYHSGDSHYSNYYAKHGNDHKVDVALGSFGENPRGITDKMTASDILRMAESLNTKVVIPFHHDIWSNFQADPAEINVLFEMKKDRLQYKFKPFIWQVGGKFVFPADKDKREYHYPRGFDDCFEGDIDLPFPSFL; translated from the coding sequence ATGAGTAAAATTGATCAAATTACACGCGATTCTTGGGTATTAAGTACTTTTCCCGAATGGGGAACATGGCTTAATGAAGAAATCGAATCAGAAATAGTTGCTCCAGGTACATTTGCCATGTGGTGGCTAGGTTGTACAGGCATTTGGATTAAATCTGAGGGTTCCGCGAATATTTGTATTGATTTTTGGTGTGGAAGTGGTAAAAGAACCAAGTCTAAACCACTGATGGATTCTCATCATCAAATGGCAAGAATGACGGGTGGCAAAAAGTTACAGCCAAACCTAAGAGTTGCACCTTTTGTTCTAGATCCTTTTGCTATTAATAAAATTGATGCAGTAGTATCAACGCACGATCATAATGATCACATTGATGTAAATGTAGCAGCAGCAGTCATGAAAAATTGCGATTCATCCGTCCCCTTTATTGGACCAAAAACTTGCGTTGATCTTTGGATTGGCTGGGGTGTGCCTGCAGAACGTTGCATTGTTGTCAAGCCAGGTGATGTGGTTAAAATTAAAGATACTGAGCTTGTAGTCCTTGAGTCCTTTGACCGTACAGCATTGATTACCGTCCCTAAAGGAGAAACTTTGACAGGTAAAATGCCTGGTAACATGGATGAAAGAGCTGTGAATTATCTTGTAAAAACAACAGGTGGAAGCCTTTACCATAGTGGTGATTCTCATTACTCAAATTATTACGCCAAGCACGGCAACGATCATAAAGTTGATGTGGCATTAGGCTCTTTTGGTGAAAATCCTCGTGGTATTACAGATAAAATGACTGCCTCTGATATACTCAGAATGGCAGAATCTTTGAATACTAAAGTAGTCATTCCTTTCCACCATGATATATGGTCTAACTTCCAAGCAGATCCTGCAGAGATTAATGTCCTATTTGAAATGAAAAAGGACAGACTACAATATAAGTTTAAACCCTTCATTTGGCAGGTGGGCGGAAAATTTGTTTTCCCAGCCGATAAAGACAAACGTGAATATCATTATCCTCGTGGTTTTGATGATTGCTTTGAAGGTGATATCGATTTACCTTTCCCTTCTTTTCTCTAA
- a CDS encoding BglG family transcription antiterminator — protein MIILKSRSRAILNYILSRDGYVTLDEVAEQIHISKRAVYYDLHEIIDWLKSKNISLLKVERQRGIFLSAEQKSLVLQHLGKSSNTAFYTFSQDERLAVLICKMLTLTEVWHADRLASLCNVSRNTVLSDLKAAKTALMEYKLKLTYGIKQGYVISGDIIRLRAVFLYYLAQIMPLAKRGILPYLQDEVVKKSLVSLTAIEHELDTEYVDGTLTQLAILIGMMMHNNDRVIIGFEREEIVNSKEFLLINQFFPELPNEEQVYLAIHLLGARVQFPKEITGEEKHNYADMSRIAMRMIHEFERLACVDFSEKDNLLQKIVIHLDSSFYRYRYGILEGTPVVAEIEKKYPELFVITQKVSESLAKAIGYPIPKSDISYLTLHFGAHLRTSGRKKCLIKILIVCQNGVATAQILSREIEELLPFIEVVDIISARELNGYSQPYDLIVSTVQLSANYQALTVNPILTVEDKQTILAHVFRMRKSVRKKDDAERIFDIVKQYVPEDMHYNVKRELGNYFNEKHSLFREVLEQGQQGLADLITPGRIQLIESMDDWREGISLAAAPLLEEELINDCYVNAMIECVENYGPYIFITPDVALAHAKPEGNVNGLSASMLLAHDGILFPDNKVARVIIVLALIDDEQHLGAMKDILDFFGDEHNTARLSNAVNEVVAYSLIAGMPTN, from the coding sequence ATGATCATTCTTAAAAGTCGGAGTAGAGCGATATTGAATTATATTTTGTCGCGGGATGGATATGTGACATTAGATGAAGTAGCAGAACAAATTCATATTTCTAAACGTGCTGTTTATTATGACCTCCACGAGATTATTGACTGGCTGAAAAGCAAAAATATCTCATTACTAAAAGTTGAAAGGCAGAGGGGCATATTTTTGAGCGCAGAGCAAAAATCACTTGTCCTTCAGCATCTTGGAAAGTCATCAAATACCGCATTTTATACCTTTTCACAGGATGAGCGCCTAGCGGTATTGATTTGCAAAATGTTAACATTGACGGAAGTTTGGCATGCTGACAGGCTAGCTAGTCTATGCAACGTTAGCCGCAATACTGTTTTGAGTGATTTGAAAGCAGCTAAAACTGCATTAATGGAATATAAGTTGAAATTGACTTATGGAATTAAGCAAGGGTATGTGATTTCAGGTGACATCATTCGACTACGAGCAGTTTTTCTGTACTACCTTGCTCAGATAATGCCACTGGCAAAGCGTGGGATTTTGCCATATTTACAAGATGAAGTTGTGAAGAAAAGCTTGGTCTCTTTGACAGCAATAGAACATGAGCTAGATACTGAATATGTGGATGGCACATTAACGCAACTGGCAATTTTGATTGGGATGATGATGCATAATAATGATCGAGTCATCATTGGATTCGAGCGAGAAGAGATTGTAAACAGTAAAGAGTTTCTATTGATCAATCAGTTCTTTCCCGAGCTTCCAAATGAAGAACAAGTTTACCTTGCAATACATCTTTTAGGAGCTCGTGTCCAATTTCCTAAGGAAATTACTGGTGAAGAGAAACATAACTATGCAGATATGTCAAGGATTGCCATGCGAATGATTCATGAATTTGAGCGACTGGCATGTGTTGATTTTAGTGAAAAAGACAATTTACTGCAGAAAATAGTCATTCACTTGGATAGCTCTTTTTATCGTTATCGTTACGGTATTTTAGAAGGAACTCCAGTTGTTGCAGAAATCGAAAAGAAATATCCAGAACTATTTGTCATTACGCAAAAGGTATCAGAGTCGTTAGCAAAAGCCATCGGTTATCCGATTCCTAAAAGTGATATTTCTTATTTGACGCTGCATTTCGGTGCACACCTACGCACGTCAGGACGAAAAAAATGTCTCATCAAGATTCTGATTGTTTGTCAGAATGGTGTAGCTACTGCCCAGATCCTTAGTAGGGAAATAGAGGAATTACTTCCTTTTATTGAAGTGGTTGACATTATATCTGCCCGTGAATTAAATGGATACAGCCAGCCCTATGACCTGATCGTTTCCACCGTGCAATTGTCAGCAAATTATCAGGCTTTAACAGTCAATCCCATACTGACAGTGGAAGACAAGCAGACTATCTTGGCACATGTATTTAGAATGCGAAAGTCCGTGCGAAAGAAAGATGATGCAGAACGGATTTTTGACATAGTAAAGCAATACGTACCAGAAGATATGCATTATAACGTAAAGAGGGAACTTGGCAATTATTTTAACGAAAAACATTCCTTATTTCGTGAAGTTCTCGAACAAGGACAACAGGGGTTGGCTGACCTGATTACACCAGGACGAATTCAATTAATAGAATCTATGGATGATTGGCGTGAAGGAATTAGTCTGGCTGCTGCTCCACTATTAGAAGAAGAGTTAATTAATGATTGTTATGTAAATGCCATGATTGAATGTGTTGAAAATTATGGTCCATATATTTTCATTACGCCTGATGTGGCACTTGCTCACGCTAAGCCTGAAGGTAATGTGAATGGATTGTCTGCATCAATGCTGCTGGCTCATGATGGTATCCTTTTCCCTGACAATAAAGTAGCACGGGTCATCATTGTATTAGCATTGATTGATGATGAACAACATTTGGGCGCAATGAAAGATATTTTAGATTTCTTTGGAGATGAGCACAATACGGCCAGGCTGTCCAATGCTGTTAATGAAGTGGTGGCCTACAGCTTGATCGCTGGTATGCCAACCAATTAG
- a CDS encoding PTS sugar transporter subunit IIA, with protein MFKELIAKQRVVFADGFDHWEDAIRAAAQPLLRDGAIEESYIDDMIASVNKFGPYIVIAPDVAMPHAQGGNGVKETSISFMKVNRPVSFSASSEHDARLLFVLASIDSNSHLDMLQALVAAISDDNILAQLPNTTCVADLQKMFA; from the coding sequence ATGTTTAAAGAATTGATCGCAAAACAACGTGTTGTATTTGCGGATGGTTTTGACCACTGGGAGGACGCCATACGGGCAGCAGCTCAACCCTTGCTGCGGGATGGTGCAATTGAAGAATCCTACATCGATGATATGATTGCCAGTGTTAATAAATTCGGGCCCTATATCGTGATTGCTCCTGATGTAGCTATGCCTCATGCCCAAGGCGGAAACGGGGTAAAGGAAACTTCTATTTCTTTTATGAAGGTGAATCGTCCGGTAAGTTTCAGTGCAAGCAGCGAACATGATGCGCGGCTGTTATTTGTCTTAGCTTCCATTGATAGTAATTCACATCTGGACATGCTGCAAGCTTTGGTAGCTGCTATTTCTGATGATAATATTCTCGCTCAACTGCCGAATACTACATGCGTTGCCGATTTGCAAAAAATGTTTGCATGA
- a CDS encoding PTS ascorbate transporter subunit IIC, producing MGDLYTTINTASTIFANNILSKPEFFIGILVFIGYMLLGKPIYEAFGGFIKAAVGMMIWNVGAGGLVSTFRPILAGLNDRFQLNAAVIDPYFGLNAASEAIKMIGMSLSWTMISLMVGFGWNILLVLLRKYTKLRTLFLTGHIMIQQATTCTWIVFCAIPELRNFSGALWIGLLVGTYWSVFSNLTVEPTEELTENAGFAIGHQQMFWVWLTSKIAHKFGSPDSSVENVKMPKWLTVFNDNVIATGTLMLIFFGTIMAILGEPYMRSIDKAGFPATLAFATYILAKSLSFSVYLFILISGVRMFVSELTESFRGISEKILPGALPAVDCAATYGFSSPNTVLFGFIFGCIGQFIAIAGLFIFKAPIMIITGFVPVFFDNATVAVFANKFGGARAAAILPFCTGITQVMGGAIAAWYFELYKYGGWHGNIDWDTLWPAIGFIMKNLSIPGLILVIVMMLLIPQLQYRRSTNKEQYFRVTDEGGL from the coding sequence ATGGGAGATTTATATACAACGATTAATACAGCAAGTACAATATTTGCAAATAATATCCTGTCAAAACCGGAATTTTTCATAGGTATATTAGTTTTTATTGGTTATATGTTACTAGGTAAGCCAATTTATGAAGCCTTCGGTGGGTTTATTAAGGCGGCTGTTGGTATGATGATCTGGAATGTGGGGGCTGGCGGCTTGGTTAGCACGTTTAGACCGATATTAGCCGGCCTAAACGATCGTTTCCAGCTTAATGCGGCAGTTATTGATCCATATTTTGGCCTAAATGCTGCTAGTGAAGCGATTAAGATGATTGGTATGTCTCTTTCTTGGACAATGATCTCACTAATGGTTGGGTTTGGCTGGAACATTCTATTAGTTTTATTGCGTAAGTACACTAAGCTTCGTACATTGTTCCTGACGGGTCATATTATGATTCAGCAGGCGACAACGTGTACTTGGATCGTATTCTGTGCCATTCCTGAACTCAGAAATTTCAGTGGTGCTCTCTGGATTGGTCTTTTAGTTGGTACCTATTGGTCAGTTTTCTCTAATCTTACAGTAGAGCCTACAGAGGAACTCACTGAGAATGCTGGCTTTGCTATCGGTCACCAACAAATGTTTTGGGTATGGTTAACGAGTAAGATTGCACATAAATTTGGGAGTCCAGATAGTAGTGTAGAAAACGTCAAAATGCCTAAGTGGCTGACTGTATTTAATGATAATGTAATTGCTACTGGTACATTGATGCTCATTTTCTTTGGCACGATCATGGCAATTCTTGGCGAACCCTATATGCGCAGTATCGATAAGGCTGGTTTTCCAGCAACGTTAGCATTTGCTACCTATATTTTAGCTAAGTCGCTGTCCTTTTCAGTATACTTGTTTATTCTGATCAGTGGCGTCCGAATGTTCGTATCTGAGTTGACAGAGTCTTTCCGCGGTATTTCTGAAAAGATTCTGCCAGGAGCGCTGCCGGCGGTTGACTGTGCTGCAACCTATGGTTTTTCTTCACCGAACACTGTTTTATTCGGATTCATATTTGGCTGTATTGGTCAATTCATAGCCATTGCCGGATTGTTTATCTTCAAGGCTCCAATTATGATTATCACAGGTTTCGTACCTGTATTCTTTGATAATGCGACTGTCGCTGTTTTTGCCAATAAGTTTGGTGGGGCTCGCGCAGCTGCCATATTACCTTTTTGCACAGGTATCACTCAGGTCATGGGGGGAGCCATTGCTGCTTGGTATTTTGAACTTTATAAATACGGCGGATGGCATGGTAATATCGACTGGGATACCTTGTGGCCAGCCATTGGATTTATTATGAAAAATTTATCGATTCCTGGATTGATCCTTGTGATTGTAATGATGCTTCTTATTCCACAGCTTCAATATAGACGCAGTACAAATAAGGAACAGTATTTTAGAGTAACTGATGAAGGAGGATTATAA
- a CDS encoding PTS sugar transporter subunit IIB, giving the protein MIKVVAACGNGMGSSQIIKMKIAKVFKKMGIEATIDHMSVGEAKSAAAGYDVVFCSASLVDNFKVKNNRTKIVGLVNLLSEAEIEAKIIEENIK; this is encoded by the coding sequence ATGATTAAGGTTGTTGCAGCTTGTGGTAATGGGATGGGGTCTAGTCAAATTATTAAGATGAAAATTGCTAAGGTGTTTAAAAAAATGGGGATTGAGGCTACGATAGATCACATGAGTGTCGGCGAAGCTAAATCTGCGGCCGCAGGGTATGATGTGGTATTCTGCTCTGCTTCACTAGTAGATAATTTTAAGGTCAAAAATAATAGAACCAAAATCGTTGGTTTAGTGAATCTACTATCGGAAGCTGAAATTGAGGCAAAGATTATAGAAGAAAATATTAAATAG
- a CDS encoding L-ribulose-5-phosphate 3-epimerase has translation MENLLGLYEKALPKDMDLSTKLQTAKKLGFDFIEISIDETDERLFRLYWTKEEKRQLLQDMAELGMPIMSMCFSGHRRYPLGSRNQEVRERALELMAKAIEFAGDIGIRVIQVAGYDVYYEEHGEDTLANFIEGLKQSVAMAAKHQVILAIEIMDTPFLNSIQKYMVYENLIKSPWLAVYPDIGNLSAWGNDVGYELEIGHSRIVAVHVKETLNVTDSFPGKFRDTSFGTGDVDFVPIFKKLKSLGYSGPFLIEMWADTFEDPLIEIVRSREFVLDKLKEGGF, from the coding sequence GTGGAAAATTTATTAGGACTTTATGAAAAGGCTTTGCCGAAAGATATGGATTTGTCTACTAAATTGCAGACAGCTAAAAAACTAGGTTTTGATTTCATCGAAATTTCCATTGATGAGACAGATGAACGACTGTTTAGACTGTATTGGACTAAAGAAGAAAAACGCCAGTTGTTACAAGACATGGCAGAACTAGGAATGCCGATCATGTCTATGTGTTTCAGTGGTCATAGGCGATACCCTTTAGGCAGTCGTAATCAGGAAGTAAGAGAACGGGCATTAGAACTTATGGCCAAGGCCATTGAGTTTGCAGGTGATATAGGAATTCGTGTCATACAAGTTGCCGGATATGATGTGTATTATGAAGAGCATGGTGAGGACACACTCGCCAATTTTATTGAAGGGTTAAAGCAATCTGTGGCCATGGCTGCTAAGCATCAGGTTATACTAGCTATTGAAATTATGGATACGCCCTTTCTCAATTCTATACAAAAATATATGGTATATGAAAATTTAATTAAGTCACCTTGGTTAGCTGTATATCCTGATATCGGAAACCTTAGCGCATGGGGGAATGATGTAGGGTATGAGTTAGAGATTGGTCATTCCCGTATTGTTGCTGTTCATGTGAAAGAAACATTAAACGTCACTGATAGCTTTCCTGGTAAATTCCGTGATACCTCTTTTGGTACAGGGGATGTAGATTTTGTTCCGATATTTAAAAAATTAAAATCACTAGGATATAGCGGACCTTTCCTTATTGAAATGTGGGCAGATACTTTTGAAGATCCACTGATTGAAATAGTCAGATCCAGGGAGTTTGTTCTTGATAAGCTCAAAGAAGGCGGATTTTAA
- a CDS encoding L-ribulose-5-phosphate 4-epimerase, with product MMDKLIREVLEANLDLPRYEMVTFTWGNVSAIDRSRGLIVIKPSGVPYDVMAEEHMVVIDLENNVVQGDYRPSSDTKIHLEIYKAFPEVGGVVHTHSRWATIWAQARRGIPAFGTTHADYFFGEIPCTRNLTAEEINTAYEQNTGKVIIETFRERSIDPVAVPGVLVSGHGPFAWGKSGEDAVHNAVVMEEVAMMAMNTLQLNSSCQPLEQVLLDKHYFRKHGSNAYYGQEK from the coding sequence ATTATGGATAAATTAATTCGGGAAGTATTAGAAGCGAATCTTGACCTTCCACGTTATGAAATGGTGACTTTTACCTGGGGAAATGTTAGTGCGATTGACCGCAGCCGCGGATTGATCGTGATAAAACCAAGTGGGGTACCTTATGATGTAATGGCAGAAGAACATATGGTTGTAATTGATCTAGAGAATAATGTTGTGCAGGGTGACTATAGACCATCTAGTGATACTAAGATTCATCTGGAAATCTACAAGGCATTTCCAGAGGTTGGTGGTGTTGTTCATACCCATTCTCGCTGGGCCACTATTTGGGCCCAGGCCAGACGGGGGATACCAGCCTTCGGTACGACTCATGCTGATTACTTTTTTGGTGAAATTCCCTGTACTAGAAATCTCACAGCAGAAGAAATTAACACTGCTTATGAACAGAATACAGGCAAAGTCATCATCGAAACCTTTCGTGAACGTTCCATTGACCCTGTTGCCGTACCTGGTGTATTGGTGAGCGGACATGGGCCTTTTGCCTGGGGGAAAAGTGGTGAAGATGCCGTGCATAATGCTGTTGTTATGGAAGAGGTAGCCATGATGGCCATGAACACATTGCAGTTGAACTCTAGTTGCCAACCTCTTGAACAAGTACTGCTTGATAAACATTATTTCAGAAAGCATGGGAGTAATGCTTATTACGGACAAGAAAAATAG
- a CDS encoding phosphatase PAP2 family protein: MAQYARVVKWIVFTFMSLLILTSVCFSATRKGVEEFPDVFVHENTSIGAGQAIGKLMVAGGDASVGGTVTDGIIVVDGNLIIKSGARITGRVVVLGGSAMIEQGASVEYKPWTIVPQGHPLVPVVVGGLFLIGAVSLIILPVLFWIIGHLFKRTKWYSPIKEKFLAIERRWPALYIVASLGISALMLTVFGILAWETLFHKEMVLFDDSFVWLIRYFANPTLDKIMIIITNIGFGTSYIVIVAITLLLLAYLKRWRELGALTICLAGGGLLSFLLKILFHRTRPDLFRVVQETGYSFPSGHALATMCFYGMVAFLIMRTIDSWRGRLTVMTLAVILSMLIGISRIYLGVHYPTDVIAGYAAGSMWLAFCISLLMWWERARV, encoded by the coding sequence ATGGCTCAATATGCGCGAGTGGTCAAATGGATCGTGTTTACTTTTATGAGTTTACTTATTCTTACGAGTGTTTGTTTCAGTGCTACTAGGAAAGGCGTAGAAGAATTTCCCGATGTCTTTGTGCACGAGAATACTTCTATTGGGGCGGGGCAAGCCATAGGCAAGCTTATGGTGGCTGGAGGCGACGCAAGCGTAGGAGGAACGGTAACGGATGGCATTATTGTTGTGGATGGCAACTTAATAATAAAATCTGGGGCAAGGATAACCGGGCGAGTTGTTGTACTTGGCGGAAGCGCAATGATTGAGCAGGGCGCAAGTGTTGAATATAAGCCATGGACAATCGTGCCACAGGGGCATCCCTTAGTGCCGGTAGTGGTGGGGGGGCTTTTTCTAATTGGGGCGGTAAGCCTCATCATTCTACCGGTACTATTTTGGATCATTGGTCATTTATTTAAAAGGACCAAGTGGTATTCTCCAATCAAAGAAAAATTCTTAGCAATAGAGCGGCGGTGGCCAGCGCTTTATATTGTAGCAAGCTTAGGCATTAGCGCTTTAATGTTAACGGTGTTTGGCATACTTGCTTGGGAAACCTTATTCCACAAAGAAATGGTGTTATTTGATGATAGCTTTGTTTGGCTTATCCGCTATTTCGCGAATCCCACCCTCGATAAAATAATGATTATAATTACCAATATAGGATTTGGCACAAGCTACATTGTAATTGTGGCTATTACTCTTTTACTACTTGCATATCTTAAACGCTGGCGGGAGTTGGGGGCACTGACTATCTGTTTAGCAGGTGGAGGGTTGCTTAGTTTTCTGTTGAAAATTTTGTTTCATCGTACTAGGCCAGACTTGTTTCGGGTTGTGCAGGAGACTGGCTATAGCTTCCCAAGCGGTCATGCCTTGGCAACCATGTGTTTCTATGGGATGGTGGCATTTCTAATTATGCGTACTATAGATTCTTGGCGAGGGCGGCTGACTGTTATGACATTGGCAGTAATTTTGAGTATGTTAATCGGTATAAGCCGTATTTATTTAGGTGTTCACTATCCCACCGATGTGATAGCAGGATATGCCGCTGGTTCAATGTGGCTTGCTTTTTGTATATCACTCTTAATGTGGTGGGAGAGAGCGCGGGTATAG
- the kdpF gene encoding K(+)-transporting ATPase subunit F, with translation MADLWLAGGITVLLLLYLVYALMRPEEF, from the coding sequence ATGGCTGACTTATGGTTAGCTGGAGGGATCACGGTTCTTCTACTTTTATACTTAGTTTATGCATTAATGAGACCGGAGGAGTTTTAA